One Campylobacter massiliensis DNA window includes the following coding sequences:
- the brnQ gene encoding branched-chain amino acid transport system II carrier protein has protein sequence MKQKLSKNQFLVISLTLFAMFFGAGNFIFPPNLGREAGQNFYVAIMFFCATAVLLPVLGVAAIARAKGLQSLVRRIDPVFAVLFTALLYLTIGPLFAIPRAANMPFDIAVKPFIAAENLQIWLFFYSAAYFALNYYVCMNPSKLVDLLGRYLTPLLLALILLLFGAGFLFPIGEFVAPIGDYAQRAAAKGFVEGYQTMDALASLAFGIIVINAIRTVGVKDERHLVSSTIKAGMTAGVILMAIYLMLGYLGATSAELFKDAPEINGAELLSRISGHYFGKAGVLVLGSAFFLACITTTLGLISSASEYFEELTDGRVKYKIWVAAWCLIGFGVANFGLTTIIKGSIPVLIAIYPIAIMLIILSLINPLIDSSKLVYRTCVYVCVVVGTINGLDIAGVSVPLVTDLVKEMPFYDSMLGWIVPSAVAFAVTYILHLVLEKKENTF, from the coding sequence ATGAAACAAAAGCTTAGCAAAAATCAGTTTTTAGTCATCTCGCTCACGCTTTTTGCCATGTTTTTCGGCGCAGGGAACTTCATCTTTCCGCCGAATTTGGGGCGAGAGGCTGGGCAGAATTTTTACGTCGCGATCATGTTTTTTTGCGCTACGGCGGTGCTTTTACCCGTGCTTGGCGTCGCAGCGATCGCTAGAGCAAAGGGGCTTCAAAGCCTAGTTCGCCGCATAGATCCGGTATTTGCGGTGCTTTTTACCGCGCTTTTATACCTCACGATTGGGCCGCTTTTTGCGATACCTCGCGCGGCAAATATGCCATTTGATATCGCCGTTAAGCCGTTTATCGCGGCTGAAAATTTGCAAATTTGGCTGTTTTTCTACTCGGCGGCGTATTTTGCGCTAAATTATTACGTCTGCATGAATCCGTCAAAACTAGTCGATCTGCTCGGCAGATACCTCACTCCGCTGCTTTTGGCGCTTATTTTGCTACTTTTTGGGGCGGGATTTTTATTCCCGATCGGCGAGTTCGTCGCTCCTATCGGAGATTATGCGCAGCGCGCAGCGGCCAAGGGCTTTGTAGAGGGCTATCAGACGATGGACGCGCTGGCGTCGCTGGCGTTTGGTATCATCGTGATAAACGCTATCAGAACCGTGGGCGTAAAAGACGAGCGCCACCTTGTCTCATCGACTATAAAGGCCGGCATGACGGCGGGCGTGATTTTGATGGCGATTTATTTGATGCTGGGCTACCTTGGCGCGACGTCGGCGGAGCTTTTTAAAGACGCGCCGGAGATAAACGGAGCCGAACTACTATCTCGTATTAGCGGCCATTACTTCGGTAAGGCGGGCGTTTTGGTGTTAGGTTCAGCGTTTTTCTTAGCTTGTATCACGACGACACTGGGACTCATCAGCTCTGCTAGCGAGTACTTCGAGGAACTAACGGACGGACGCGTCAAATATAAAATTTGGGTTGCGGCGTGGTGCTTGATCGGTTTTGGCGTGGCGAATTTCGGCCTCACGACCATCATCAAGGGCTCGATCCCGGTACTGATCGCCATCTATCCGATCGCCATCATGCTCATCATCCTTTCGCTCATCAATCCGCTGATCGACTCGAGCAAGCTCGTCTACCGCACCTGCGTCTACGTCTGTGTGGTCGTCGGCACGATAAACGGCCTTGATATCGCGGGCGTCTCCGTGCCGCTAGTGACGGATCTCGTCAAGGAAATGCCGTTTTACGACTCGATGCTTGGCTGGATCGTGCCTAGCGCGGTCGCATTTGCGGTGACTTACATACTGCACCTTGTGCTAGAAAAGAAAGAAAATACTTTTTAA
- a CDS encoding DUF4214 domain-containing protein has translation MALTQTQVSQLYVTLFGRVSEGAGNKYWQSAVSDVAAGANAMLATTAAQEYFGSALTSDEAFIKHIYKNTLNKTQVEDPAGIKFWVDALKAGNSRGLVVSELIKAAQDPANKGAAQDYFNNKVALSDYTATKVEGKDLKVKDLAPFKEALTKVTSNPSSLTDAKAFVDSLVNISTDSSVDWNSAPVNPGTAAELTTDTDTLTANVFNAGMKHNPGGTDRIMTLQSSDRLTGDASRADNTLNVEFGHINGDEADPGSRTPILNNVQNINIQVTGTVNTLDLRDSNDVEKVNIDRVTQEAANKFTVQSIGQKLDGMRLANVAKKDINVKFEHKKGVLAGFEDKSSVFLEKVDAKSLSITSDANTEGYEQLDLVSKQDVSMDKFEANQLRELTIKGSGSLEIADVELNAGANPQFYEVKDGGIQAVGTRGFTKLDASNYNGKLTLDISDIVKNAFDPFDSGKKQYTDIIGSKLGDTFYLRNGVEDRISINGGEGQDKLVMVGGSIGEYETEGKATITNIETLEMRAQKSDLEMDFDRFDENLKNVVVRNETIGTARTFTLNDISEKFAKEGEIVVEHAVGDSDSDGNFDTKIVANLKDAKGKDDTLNFKVVDANNKDNTFEYEIGAKGVENLKINDSDSESNSVKFTNANDHTGTITLTGGTKDLYYAVDGEVVAKTVDASAQKSDLRLTVKDQDTNPGQDIKLGTGNDVLTFAELDGLDGKDKITDAGGDNDTVRAIFSKDGALNLAGIEGIHIAASKNVTLDIVSKDVSKLVVMSQEAVAQTDKVSSLGYGVKGMGKTVDATKVITVKSSTNITELNFKGDLDKVDQKGPSANPAEPYVDEETDQHFNGVKLLDNKAESVNVNIDSKLDDIDKGAKSYTVEQITVDGTKNITVNVNDERIKKDAATVTTEIKNIAGKNLETLTLNAKRDLNLNTVTANDLNNSISLVDASNVMGEFIARVVGLGDGATVKISDGGSKFNALGSAGKGIKIAAGDGKNEITGSAQSDFITTGSANDKVYAHRGDNVIDVGDGDDAVTARDGNDTVAFGRGYDSYKDNFGTSINTVNAATTVTKLAGVANVQIAVKGDVAENTDITLAQATDGTNNYVNQVIASGEGSTLKVQWQGGQIQGSATTLNGRFAENYNLNNDTWDYTVDGTGATDEEKLKKGTGNDKDNFWIAKGAHHAKVNGGDGNDVVITAPDVTKLTFNGGNGNDAAVGTKGADVFEGGKGADVFATNNIYEGGKVKDDGATDTIKIADGESVKGSHDVIYGFSTAAAGSDKLELSSTLVADNKAAGAQDIASGQGKAIQAYGITNGVATFYSDAAHTQATVVNSKNLNDVLDYFAKELNGTTKTVAFAYDQDGDGTADSTFLFQDGAVDTVVQLAGTTGVQALGGAAGADTIVLA, from the coding sequence ATGGCTTTAACACAAACACAAGTTTCTCAGCTTTACGTTACTCTTTTTGGTAGAGTATCTGAAGGTGCTGGAAATAAATACTGGCAAAGTGCGGTTTCAGACGTAGCTGCCGGCGCTAATGCGATGCTAGCTACAACTGCTGCTCAAGAGTACTTCGGTTCTGCTTTGACTAGCGACGAAGCTTTTATTAAGCATATCTATAAAAATACGCTTAACAAGACACAAGTAGAAGATCCTGCGGGTATCAAATTTTGGGTTGATGCCCTAAAGGCTGGTAACTCACGTGGTTTAGTAGTTTCTGAGCTTATCAAAGCTGCACAAGATCCTGCAAATAAAGGTGCCGCACAAGATTATTTTAACAATAAAGTAGCTCTATCTGACTATACTGCTACAAAGGTTGAAGGAAAAGATCTAAAAGTTAAAGATCTTGCACCTTTCAAAGAAGCTCTTACAAAAGTAACTTCAAACCCATCTAGTTTAACTGATGCAAAAGCGTTTGTTGATAGTTTGGTTAATATCTCAACTGATAGTTCAGTAGATTGGAATTCTGCTCCTGTAAATCCGGGAACAGCTGCCGAGCTAACTACAGATACAGATACATTGACTGCAAATGTATTTAATGCGGGCATGAAGCATAACCCTGGTGGCACTGATAGGATTATGACGCTTCAAAGTAGTGATAGGCTAACTGGCGATGCTTCAAGAGCGGACAATACATTAAATGTTGAATTTGGACATATAAATGGCGACGAGGCTGATCCTGGTTCAAGAACGCCTATACTTAATAATGTTCAAAACATTAACATTCAAGTAACTGGAACTGTTAATACTCTTGATTTGCGCGATTCTAATGATGTAGAAAAAGTCAATATAGACAGAGTTACTCAAGAGGCTGCAAATAAATTTACTGTTCAGAGCATAGGTCAAAAGCTTGACGGTATGAGATTAGCTAATGTTGCAAAAAAAGACATAAATGTCAAATTTGAACACAAAAAAGGCGTTCTAGCGGGTTTTGAAGACAAATCTAGTGTGTTCTTAGAAAAAGTAGACGCAAAATCTCTTTCAATTACTAGTGACGCTAATACTGAAGGATACGAGCAATTAGATTTAGTTTCCAAACAAGATGTTTCTATGGATAAATTTGAGGCAAATCAGCTAAGAGAGCTTACTATAAAAGGTAGCGGTAGCTTAGAAATAGCTGATGTTGAGCTAAACGCTGGTGCAAATCCTCAATTTTATGAAGTTAAAGATGGTGGTATCCAAGCGGTTGGAACAAGAGGCTTTACTAAACTTGATGCTTCGAACTATAATGGCAAGCTAACTCTTGACATATCAGATATTGTTAAAAATGCATTTGATCCATTTGATTCTGGTAAAAAACAATATACCGATATTATCGGTAGCAAACTGGGCGATACTTTCTATCTACGAAATGGTGTTGAAGATAGAATTTCTATTAATGGCGGTGAAGGTCAAGATAAATTAGTTATGGTGGGCGGCTCAATAGGCGAATATGAAACTGAAGGTAAGGCTACTATAACAAATATCGAAACTCTAGAGATGAGAGCTCAAAAAAGTGATCTAGAGATGGATTTTGACAGATTTGATGAAAATCTTAAGAACGTAGTAGTTCGAAACGAAACTATCGGCACCGCTCGCACATTTACTCTTAATGATATTTCTGAAAAATTTGCAAAAGAAGGCGAGATAGTTGTAGAGCATGCTGTTGGCGATTCTGATAGTGACGGCAACTTTGATACAAAAATCGTTGCAAATTTAAAAGACGCTAAAGGCAAAGATGATACTCTAAACTTTAAAGTCGTAGATGCAAACAATAAAGACAATACTTTCGAGTATGAGATTGGCGCAAAAGGCGTTGAAAACTTAAAAATCAATGATAGCGACTCTGAGAGCAATAGTGTTAAATTTACAAATGCCAATGATCACACTGGAACGATAACTCTTACAGGTGGCACAAAAGATTTATACTATGCTGTTGATGGCGAAGTTGTAGCTAAGACTGTGGATGCAAGCGCTCAAAAGAGTGATCTAAGACTAACAGTAAAAGATCAAGATACAAATCCTGGTCAAGATATTAAACTTGGAACAGGTAATGATGTCTTGACATTTGCAGAGCTTGATGGTCTTGATGGTAAAGATAAGATAACCGATGCCGGCGGAGATAATGATACTGTCAGAGCTATCTTTAGTAAAGATGGCGCTCTTAATCTAGCTGGTATAGAAGGCATCCATATCGCTGCTAGCAAAAATGTCACTCTTGATATTGTAAGTAAAGATGTAAGCAAACTAGTTGTCATGTCTCAAGAGGCTGTTGCTCAAACTGACAAAGTAAGTAGTTTGGGATATGGTGTCAAAGGTATGGGTAAAACAGTAGATGCCACTAAAGTTATTACAGTCAAGAGCTCTACAAACATAACTGAGCTTAACTTTAAAGGTGACCTTGACAAGGTTGATCAAAAAGGACCAAGTGCGAATCCTGCAGAGCCTTACGTTGATGAAGAAACCGATCAGCACTTTAATGGAGTAAAACTTTTAGACAATAAAGCTGAGAGCGTAAATGTTAATATCGACTCAAAACTTGATGATATTGACAAAGGTGCTAAGAGCTACACTGTAGAGCAAATCACTGTCGACGGTACTAAAAATATCACCGTTAATGTAAATGATGAGAGAATAAAAAAGGATGCTGCAACTGTTACTACAGAGATTAAAAATATCGCAGGCAAAAATCTGGAGACCTTGACTCTAAACGCAAAAAGAGATCTTAATCTCAATACTGTAACTGCAAATGACCTAAATAACAGTATAAGTCTTGTTGATGCTTCAAATGTAATGGGTGAATTTATTGCACGCGTCGTAGGATTGGGTGACGGTGCTACAGTTAAGATTAGTGATGGCGGTAGTAAATTTAACGCCTTAGGTTCAGCTGGTAAAGGCATTAAGATAGCAGCTGGTGACGGCAAAAATGAGATTACCGGTTCTGCTCAGTCTGATTTTATTACTACTGGAAGCGCAAATGATAAAGTTTACGCACACAGGGGTGACAACGTTATAGACGTAGGCGATGGCGACGATGCTGTAACTGCTAGAGATGGTAACGATACTGTTGCATTTGGTAGAGGTTATGATTCTTATAAAGATAACTTCGGTACATCTATAAATACAGTAAACGCGGCTACTACAGTTACTAAATTAGCTGGTGTAGCTAACGTTCAGATTGCCGTAAAAGGAGATGTAGCTGAGAATACTGATATTACTCTAGCTCAAGCTACAGATGGTACAAATAATTATGTAAACCAGGTTATAGCTTCTGGAGAGGGATCTACTCTAAAAGTTCAGTGGCAGGGTGGCCAAATCCAAGGTAGTGCTACTACTTTAAATGGTAGATTTGCAGAAAACTATAATCTAAATAACGATACATGGGATTATACTGTTGACGGTACTGGTGCTACGGATGAAGAGAAGCTTAAAAAGGGAACTGGCAATGACAAGGATAACTTCTGGATAGCAAAAGGCGCTCACCATGCAAAAGTTAATGGCGGAGATGGAAACGACGTAGTTATAACCGCCCCTGATGTTACTAAGCTTACGTTTAATGGCGGAAATGGAAACGATGCTGCGGTAGGTACCAAAGGCGCTGACGTGTTTGAAGGCGGTAAAGGTGCTGACGTATTTGCTACAAACAATATTTATGAGGGTGGCAAAGTAAAAGACGACGGAGCAACAGATACTATCAAAATAGCTGATGGAGAGTCAGTTAAAGGATCTCATGATGTTATATATGGTTTCTCTACAGCTGCCGCCGGTAGCGATAAGCTTGAGCTTTCAAGCACTTTAGTAGCTGATAACAAAGCTGCTGGCGCTCAAGATATTGCCTCAGGTCAGGGTAAAGCCATCCAAGCTTATGGAATTACAAATGGTGTAGCTACATTCTATAGCGATGCCGCTCATACTCAAGCTACGGTGGTAAATTCTAAGAATCTTAACGATGTATTAGATTATTTTGCTAAAGAGTTGAATGGTACTACTAAGACGGTTGCTTTTGCTTACGATCAGGACGGTGACGGTACTGCAGATAGCACGTTCTTGTTCCAAGACGGTGCTGTGGATACCGTTGTACAGCTAGCAGGTACTACCGGCGTTCAAGCCTTAGGTGGTGCAGCTGGTGCTGATACTATAGTTCTTGCATAA
- the radA gene encoding DNA repair protein RadA, which yields MAKIKTVFECQACGNQQSKWVGKCPQCGAWDSFLELNAQQIETLKEISKSSAKPSLAKQISEIEIEKITRISTQNSELDLVLGGGVVEGSLVLIGGSPGIGKSTLLLKIASNFAAQGKKTLYVSGEESASQIKMRAQRLDAVKDGLFLLTEILLENILAEVRKNEYKILVIDSIQTLYSEKIASAPGSVSQVREITFELMRLAKNENICVFIIGHITKDGSIAGPRILEHMVDVVLYFEGDSSRELRMLRGFKNRFGSTSEVGIFEMSENGLISANDVAGKFFTRGKATSGSAITITMEGSRALSVEIQALVCESAYPKRSSTGFDKNRLDMLLALLERKLEIPLGHYDVFINVSGGVKIGETAADLAVVAAIISSFKNRPISKESVFMGELSLNGEIREIFNLDQRLKEAKTQKFKNAIVPSKPLDAQGLKCFVAGDITQVLEWM from the coding sequence ATGGCAAAAATCAAAACGGTATTTGAGTGTCAAGCCTGCGGTAATCAGCAGAGCAAATGGGTCGGTAAATGCCCTCAGTGCGGGGCTTGGGATAGCTTTCTAGAGCTAAACGCGCAGCAGATCGAAACGCTAAAAGAGATCTCCAAAAGCTCTGCAAAACCAAGCCTGGCAAAACAAATCAGCGAGATCGAAATAGAAAAAATCACGCGTATCAGCACGCAAAATAGCGAACTGGACCTGGTTCTTGGCGGCGGCGTCGTGGAGGGCTCGCTAGTGCTGATCGGCGGAAGCCCCGGCATCGGCAAAAGTACCTTGCTACTAAAAATCGCGTCAAATTTTGCCGCTCAAGGCAAAAAAACGCTATACGTAAGCGGCGAAGAGAGCGCAAGCCAGATCAAAATGCGAGCCCAGCGACTAGACGCGGTCAAAGACGGGCTGTTTTTGCTCACGGAAATTTTACTCGAAAATATCCTCGCCGAAGTGCGCAAAAACGAGTATAAAATCCTCGTCATCGACTCCATACAGACCCTTTACAGCGAAAAAATCGCCTCCGCGCCGGGCTCCGTGTCACAGGTGCGCGAGATCACCTTCGAACTCATGCGCCTAGCCAAAAACGAAAATATCTGCGTCTTTATCATCGGCCATATCACCAAAGACGGCTCGATCGCGGGGCCGCGTATCTTGGAGCATATGGTGGACGTGGTGCTGTATTTCGAGGGCGACTCCAGCCGCGAGCTGCGCATGCTACGAGGTTTTAAAAACCGCTTCGGCTCTACTAGCGAAGTGGGGATTTTCGAGATGAGCGAAAACGGGTTAATCAGCGCCAACGACGTCGCGGGCAAATTTTTCACGCGAGGTAAGGCCACTAGCGGCTCGGCGATCACTATCACGATGGAGGGTTCGCGCGCGCTTAGCGTCGAGATACAAGCGCTCGTGTGCGAGAGCGCGTATCCTAAGCGCAGCTCCACGGGCTTTGACAAAAACCGCCTGGATATGCTGCTAGCGCTGCTTGAGCGCAAACTAGAGATCCCGCTGGGTCACTACGATGTTTTCATCAACGTGAGCGGCGGCGTCAAGATCGGCGAAACGGCGGCCGATCTAGCCGTAGTCGCGGCGATCATTTCCAGCTTTAAAAACCGTCCGATCAGCAAAGAGAGCGTATTTATGGGCGAGCTTAGCCTAAACGGCGAGATTCGCGAGATATTTAACCTCGATCAGCGCCTAAAAGAGGCCAAAACGCAGAAATTTAAAAACGCGATCGTGCCGTCTAAGCCGCTTGACGCGCAGGGGCTAAAATGCTTCGTCGCAGGCGACATCACGCAGGTTTTGGAGTGGATGTGA
- a CDS encoding TlpA family protein disulfide reductase: MKINLLIIPFLALLLSGCGDEKKSDVNQTKTSDAAPTTSAPSQSQSQSANVEAPFELTLMDESKMTLQKFDKGFKVEGNDEAILFNFFATWCPPCKAEIPHLNNLSDKFKGKLKIVSVLMEDKSKDEIDAFMKKFKVNFGVSYGENNFLFAKALGGVVGIPYMVLYKPNGEYATHYVGLVPEEMLESDINKVIN, from the coding sequence ATGAAAATAAACCTTTTGATTATACCATTTTTGGCGCTACTTTTGAGCGGCTGCGGCGATGAAAAAAAAAGCGACGTAAATCAGACCAAGACGAGCGACGCCGCGCCGACTACTTCCGCTCCGAGCCAAAGCCAAAGCCAAAGCGCAAACGTAGAAGCGCCTTTTGAGCTAACGCTAATGGACGAGAGCAAGATGACGCTGCAAAAATTTGACAAAGGCTTTAAAGTAGAGGGCAACGACGAGGCGATTTTGTTTAACTTTTTCGCCACTTGGTGTCCGCCGTGCAAGGCGGAAATCCCGCACCTAAACAATCTAAGCGATAAATTTAAAGGCAAGCTAAAAATCGTAAGCGTACTTATGGAAGATAAGTCAAAAGACGAAATAGACGCCTTTATGAAGAAATTTAAAGTAAATTTCGGCGTTAGCTACGGCGAAAATAACTTCCTCTTCGCAAAAGCTCTAGGTGGCGTCGTAGGCATCCCATATATGGTGCTTTATAAGCCAAATGGCGAATACGCCACGCACTACGTCGGACTCGTGCCGGAAGAGATGCTAGAAAGCGATATAAATAAGGTAATAAACTAA
- the ftsY gene encoding signal recognition particle-docking protein FtsY yields the protein MLGFLKKGLDKTLAVIRSSKPADKKISKEILEEILLEADIAYEIVEEVLYYLPPQNEVKKDDLKRLLNTYFIYENEREAKIGRPFVELILGVNGAGKTTTIAKLANLYKNEGKNVILGACDTFRAGAIEQLRQWAQRADVPIVATQQGHDPSAVAFDTISSAVAKNLDNVILDTAGRLQNQTNLANELSKIVRIADRAYEGAPHRKILILDGTQGNAGLAQAKAFNDIVSLDGVIITKLDGTPKGGALFGVARELELPILYIGTGETMNDLVKFDPHDFVDTIVDEIYT from the coding sequence ATGCTTGGCTTTTTAAAAAAGGGGCTTGATAAGACGCTCGCGGTGATCCGCTCGTCAAAACCCGCCGATAAAAAAATCTCAAAGGAAATTTTAGAAGAGATCCTGCTCGAAGCCGACATCGCCTACGAGATCGTCGAGGAGGTCCTCTACTATCTGCCGCCGCAAAACGAGGTAAAAAAAGACGACCTAAAGCGGCTTTTAAATACCTACTTCATATACGAGAACGAGCGTGAGGCAAAAATCGGAAGGCCTTTTGTGGAGCTGATTTTGGGCGTAAATGGCGCAGGCAAGACAACCACGATCGCAAAGCTTGCGAATTTATATAAAAATGAAGGCAAAAATGTTATTTTAGGCGCTTGCGATACGTTTAGAGCAGGAGCCATCGAGCAGCTACGTCAGTGGGCGCAGCGAGCGGACGTGCCTATCGTCGCTACGCAACAAGGCCACGATCCGTCTGCGGTCGCCTTTGACACGATCAGCTCGGCTGTGGCTAAAAATCTCGACAACGTCATCCTCGACACCGCCGGTCGCCTGCAAAATCAAACGAATTTAGCCAACGAGCTAAGCAAGATCGTCCGCATCGCGGACAGAGCCTACGAAGGCGCGCCGCACCGCAAGATCCTCATCCTAGACGGCACTCAGGGCAACGCCGGTCTAGCGCAGGCAAAGGCCTTTAACGACATCGTGAGCCTTGACGGCGTCATCATCACCAAGCTTGACGGTACGCCAAAGGGCGGAGCGCTTTTTGGTGTCGCGCGCGAGCTGGAGCTACCGATACTCTACATCGGCACCGGCGAGACGATGAACGATCTAGTCAAATTTGACCCGCACGATTTCGTAGATACTATCGTGGATGAAATTTACACCTAA
- a CDS encoding acyltransferase family protein, with translation MFGYIRLILAYFVLLSHIGVGLAGKNIGVFSVVIFYILAGLVTSKVFIKIAPQNAQISYFIKDRFLRVYPAFFFAFALTVLFFCATSYLQPHFNAKNLLLNALIAPLNYFFWLDVSVIDAPVGLNFIIPPAWSLGAELQAYALLVLAIKFRRLGYALATGSLGVYAAANLGFINADIYGYRLVCGVFFMFYTGFLIYQKEFGKLAVFYAAVAALAGYLFYSREFSAFGIETATGYLVGAAAVLAHERFKFKLKFNEIAGSLSYAIFISHFLFIWLGQLLLGAVNLFFITIGSVVFGFINFYFIERKINKIRFKKHP, from the coding sequence ATGTTTGGTTATATTAGGCTTATTTTAGCGTATTTCGTGCTGCTCTCGCACATAGGAGTCGGGCTAGCGGGCAAAAATATCGGCGTCTTTTCCGTCGTGATTTTTTATATCCTAGCAGGGCTGGTTACATCAAAGGTTTTTATCAAAATCGCACCGCAAAACGCGCAAATAAGCTACTTTATAAAAGATAGATTTCTGCGCGTTTATCCCGCGTTTTTCTTTGCGTTTGCGCTAACGGTACTGTTTTTTTGCGCGACGTCGTATCTACAGCCGCATTTTAACGCAAAAAATTTGCTCCTAAATGCGCTTATCGCGCCTCTAAATTACTTTTTTTGGCTTGATGTTTCCGTCATAGACGCGCCCGTGGGGCTAAATTTCATCATACCTCCGGCTTGGTCGCTAGGAGCCGAGCTTCAGGCCTACGCCTTGCTCGTGCTAGCGATCAAATTTAGACGGCTAGGCTACGCGCTAGCTACCGGCTCGCTAGGCGTTTACGCGGCGGCGAATTTGGGCTTTATAAATGCCGATATCTACGGATATAGGCTCGTTTGCGGCGTATTTTTTATGTTTTATACGGGATTTTTGATCTATCAAAAAGAGTTTGGCAAGCTCGCCGTTTTTTACGCGGCCGTAGCGGCGCTAGCTGGCTATCTTTTTTACTCGCGCGAATTTAGCGCCTTTGGGATAGAAACGGCAACCGGCTATCTAGTCGGAGCCGCAGCCGTACTAGCGCATGAGAGATTTAAATTTAAGCTTAAATTTAACGAGATCGCGGGCTCGCTTTCATATGCGATTTTTATCAGCCATTTTCTTTTTATTTGGCTTGGCCAACTTTTACTAGGAGCCGTAAATTTGTTTTTTATCACGATTGGTTCGGTTGTATTTGGGTTTATAAATTTCTATTTTATAGAGAGAAAAATAAACAAAATAAGATTTAAAAAGCACCCGTAA
- a CDS encoding SapC family protein, which yields MGRKAREIIGGTVLVKQNGDFCKNESEVEIYKTKLTDTANRYGAQIYGYYIGKTSVMLYLQSEDIAKFMQILNSSFSRERNKKRGDEPIGKTERYEATIVGDNEKDDVAKFIKQNGGTVFVKTSKNISIDKKHNINNIKKRKNMNITALHSDEHRDLRYVGGALPDTPVAKITISEMKKCAENFCIVFTNEIVPTMLVLLGRDGNVMIDENFNGYVPASLKNYPFLLGNADGKRVLCVDMDSEQIQKGGEKGEILFDNEGNKSDFLDKVVSALKNYDADFRKTEVMMEEIKKAGILVDKELNLKVGEENYVLIKGFSIVSKSKLNELDDKTLAMFVRNGYMNLINIHLSSLSNFQTLASRILSK from the coding sequence GTGGGTAGAAAAGCAAGAGAGATAATCGGCGGAACGGTTTTAGTAAAACAAAACGGCGACTTTTGCAAAAATGAGAGCGAAGTAGAAATATACAAGACCAAGCTTACGGATACGGCAAATAGATATGGAGCTCAAATTTACGGCTACTACATAGGCAAGACGAGCGTGATGCTGTATCTGCAAAGCGAAGATATAGCTAAATTTATGCAGATATTAAATAGTTCCTTTTCAAGGGAAAGAAATAAAAAAAGGGGAGACGAACCGATCGGCAAGACGGAAAGATACGAAGCAACTATAGTCGGAGATAATGAGAAGGACGACGTGGCTAAATTTATAAAGCAAAACGGCGGAACGGTATTTGTCAAGACTAGCAAAAATATCAGTATAGACAAAAAACATAATATAAATAATATAAAAAAAAGGAAAAACATGAACATAACGGCCCTGCATTCAGATGAACACAGAGACCTAAGATATGTGGGTGGCGCCCTGCCCGATACCCCAGTAGCAAAGATCACGATATCTGAGATGAAAAAATGCGCTGAAAATTTCTGCATAGTCTTTACCAACGAGATAGTGCCGACGATGCTGGTGCTGCTAGGACGAGACGGAAACGTAATGATAGATGAAAATTTTAACGGCTACGTGCCTGCAAGCCTAAAAAACTATCCGTTTTTACTCGGCAACGCAGACGGCAAAAGAGTACTCTGCGTCGATATGGACTCCGAGCAGATACAAAAAGGCGGTGAGAAAGGCGAGATATTATTTGACAATGAGGGCAACAAAAGCGATTTCTTGGACAAAGTAGTATCGGCTTTAAAAAACTACGATGCGGATTTTAGAAAAACAGAAGTAATGATGGAAGAGATAAAAAAAGCAGGAATTTTAGTCGATAAAGAGTTAAATTTAAAGGTAGGCGAGGAAAATTACGTGCTAATAAAAGGCTTTTCGATCGTGAGCAAAAGCAAGCTAAACGAACTAGACGACAAAACTTTGGCAATGTTCGTTAGAAACGGATATATGAATCTAATCAACATACACCTAAGCAGTTTGAGCAACTTCCAAACTCTAGCCTCAAGGATACTTTCAAAATGA